The following are encoded in a window of Lagenorhynchus albirostris chromosome 3, mLagAlb1.1, whole genome shotgun sequence genomic DNA:
- the TLX3 gene encoding T-cell leukemia homeobox protein 3 yields the protein MEAPASAQTPHPHEPISFGIDQILNSPDQDSAPAPRGPDGANYLGGPPGGRPGATYPSLPTSFAGLGAPFEDAGSYSVNLSLAPAGVIRVPAHRPLPGAVPPPLPSALPAMPSVPTVSSLGGLNFPWMESSRRFVKDRFTAAAALTPFTVTRRIGHPYQNRTPPKRKKPRTSFSRVQICELEKRFHRQKYLASAERAALAKSLKMTDAQVKTWFQNRRTKWRRQTAEEREAERQQASRLMLQLQHDAFQKSLNDSIQPDPLCLHNSSLFALQNLQPWEEDSSKVPAVTSLV from the exons ATGGAGGCGCCAGCCAGCGCGCAGACCCCGCACCCGCACGAGCCCATCAGCTTCGGCATCGACCAGATCCTCAACAGCCCGGACCAGGACAGCGCACCAGCCCCGCGGGGCCCCGACGGCGCCAACTACCTGGGAGGGCCCCCCGGGGGCCGTCCGGGCGCCACATACCCGTCTCTGCCCACCTCCTTTGCCGGCCTCGGCGCGCCCTTCGAGGACGCGGGATCTTACAGTGTCAACCTGAGCCTGGCGCCCGCCGGCGTGATCCGAGTGCCAGCGCACAGGCCGCTGCCCGGGGCCGTGCCGCCGCCTCTGCCTAGCGCGCTGCCTGCCATGCCCTCCGTGCCCACGGTCTCCAGCCTGGGCGGCCTCAATTTCCCCTGGATGGAGAGCAGCCGCCGCTTCGTAAAAGACCGTTTCACAG CGGCGGCGGCGCTCACGCCCTTCACCGTGACCCGGCGCATCGGCCACCCTTACCAGAACAGGACGCCGCCCAAGCGTAAGAAGCCGCGCACGTCCTTTTCTCGGGTGCAGATCTGCGAGCTGGAAAAGCGCTTCCACCGCCAGAAGTATCTGGCTTCGGCCGAGAGGGCGGCGCTCGCTAAGTCCCTCAAAATGACGGACGCGCAGGTCAAGACCTGGTTCCAAAACCGGAGGACCAAGTGGCG GCGGCAGACGGCGGAGGAGCGGGAGGCGGAGCGGCAGCAGGCGAGTCGGCTCATGCTGCAGCTGCAACACGACGCCTTCCAAAAGAGCCTCAACGACTCTATCCAGCCCGACCCGCTCTGTCTGCACAACTCTTCGCTGTTTGCTCTGCAGAATCTGCAGCCCTGGGAGGAGGATAGCTCCAAGGTCCCCGCCGTCACCTCTCTGGTGTGA